From one Luteipulveratus mongoliensis genomic stretch:
- a CDS encoding ABC transporter ATP-binding protein, translating into MTTTSRLRAESITVAYDDRAVVHDLTLQIPDGKVTSIIGPNGCGKSTLLRALARLLPTTSGQVLLDDEPIGDQPTREVARRLSLLPQTPVAPEGLLVRDLVARGRHPHQKWFRQWSPDDEATVDEALDWTSVRDLKDRPLESLSGGQRQRAWIAMTLAQHTDLALLDEPTTYLDLAHQVDVLNLVTRLNQERGRTVAMVLHDLNLAARYSDLIVVMQDGRIVAQGPPEDVLTVELLHRVFGLAAVVLPDPSSGSPIIVPIASKASASNSLVEPAKR; encoded by the coding sequence ATGACGACGACGTCCCGGCTCCGCGCCGAGTCCATCACCGTGGCGTACGACGACCGCGCCGTGGTCCATGACCTCACCCTGCAGATCCCGGACGGCAAGGTCACCTCGATCATCGGGCCCAACGGCTGCGGCAAGTCGACCCTGCTGCGAGCGCTCGCCCGTCTGCTCCCGACGACGAGCGGGCAGGTCCTTCTCGACGACGAGCCGATCGGTGACCAGCCGACCCGCGAGGTGGCCCGCCGGCTCTCGCTGCTGCCGCAGACTCCGGTCGCGCCCGAGGGGCTCCTGGTGCGCGACCTGGTCGCGCGTGGTCGACACCCGCACCAGAAGTGGTTCCGGCAGTGGTCCCCGGACGATGAGGCGACGGTCGATGAGGCCCTGGACTGGACCTCGGTGCGTGACCTCAAGGACCGTCCGCTCGAGTCCCTCTCAGGTGGGCAGCGGCAGCGGGCCTGGATCGCGATGACGCTCGCGCAGCACACCGATCTCGCGCTGCTCGACGAGCCCACGACCTACCTCGACCTGGCGCACCAGGTGGACGTCCTCAACCTGGTGACCCGCCTCAACCAGGAGCGCGGCCGGACGGTGGCGATGGTGCTGCACGACCTCAACCTGGCCGCTCGCTACAGCGACCTGATCGTGGTCATGCAGGACGGCCGCATCGTCGCGCAAGGCCCGCCTGAGGACGTGCTGACTGTCGAGCTGCTCCATCGAGTCTTCGGACTGGCCGCAGTGGTGCTGCCGGACCCGAGCTCCGGCTCACCGATCATCGTGCCGATCGCGTCCAAGGCGTCGGCGTCCAACTCGCTGGTTGAGCCGGCGAAGCGTTAA
- a CDS encoding FecCD family ABC transporter permease has product MGATSWRLHPRAAVVASVAVIVLIVAVAADLSMGDVIVPPLDVLASLTGHGTAESDFVVYDLRLPQTTVAVLSGAALGLSGALVQTFARNPLASPDIIGINGGAAAGAVAFIVVRGSSEGALATGWFDRAGLPICAFAGAMVTALTLYILSWRNGIDGQRLVLIGIGVGSALTAVTSWLLVTARLQSAATAQIWLTGSLNNRGWIEAVPILLALVVFVPIVLILGPTLHALQLGDDSAAGLGVRLQPAQVVILLSAVCLAAVAVSAVGPLGFVAFVAPQMARRLTRTARPPLIGSLLVGATLVVLADVVSRALLPKPLAAGIVTSLIGAPYFILLLLRYNRKVSA; this is encoded by the coding sequence GTGGGCGCCACGTCCTGGCGGCTGCATCCTCGAGCGGCTGTGGTCGCCAGCGTCGCCGTCATCGTCCTGATCGTGGCCGTTGCTGCTGACCTGTCCATGGGCGATGTGATCGTCCCGCCGCTGGACGTCCTCGCGTCGTTGACCGGTCACGGGACGGCTGAGAGCGACTTCGTCGTCTACGACCTGCGCCTGCCGCAGACCACGGTCGCTGTGCTCTCCGGCGCCGCACTCGGACTGTCCGGTGCCTTGGTCCAGACGTTCGCCCGCAACCCGTTGGCCAGTCCGGACATCATCGGCATCAACGGGGGAGCGGCCGCCGGAGCGGTCGCGTTCATCGTCGTACGCGGCAGCTCTGAGGGCGCGCTGGCCACCGGATGGTTCGACCGGGCGGGCCTGCCGATCTGCGCATTCGCGGGCGCCATGGTCACTGCCCTGACGCTCTACATCCTGTCCTGGCGCAACGGCATCGATGGCCAACGGCTGGTGCTGATCGGGATCGGCGTCGGCTCCGCGCTCACCGCGGTGACGTCCTGGCTGCTGGTGACCGCGCGGCTGCAGTCGGCCGCCACCGCGCAGATCTGGCTCACCGGATCGCTCAACAACCGCGGCTGGATCGAGGCGGTGCCGATCTTGCTCGCGCTCGTCGTCTTCGTCCCGATCGTGCTGATCCTCGGTCCGACCCTTCATGCTCTGCAGCTCGGCGATGACAGCGCCGCCGGCCTGGGCGTACGACTGCAGCCGGCTCAGGTGGTGATCCTGCTGTCCGCCGTCTGCCTGGCTGCGGTGGCGGTGTCCGCGGTCGGTCCGTTGGGCTTCGTGGCGTTCGTCGCTCCGCAGATGGCCCGGCGGCTGACTCGGACGGCGCGACCGCCGCTGATCGGTTCGCTCCTGGTCGGCGCCACGCTGGTCGTGCTGGCCGACGTCGTGTCCCGAGCACTGCTGCCCAAGCCGCTCGCGGCCGGGATCGTGACCTCGTTGATCGGGGCGCCGTACTTCATCCTTCTGCTGCTGCGCTACAACCGAAAGGTGTCGGCATGA
- a CDS encoding FecCD family ABC transporter permease, which translates to MSASTVEASPATPEHGRRQRQGSLTGLAWLALAVVIVALLSLMIGNKLLAPGRVVSVLVDSDGSEAAAIIHGLRLPRTLLLIVVGAALGVAGALMQGHTRNPLADPGLLGVEAGASLAVVIGIFSFGISSALAYTWFAMAGAGLAAWLVFAIGSTRGGPNPTTLVLAGSAVSALAAALTSAIVTSDVSTLDDYRFWAVGSAAGRGLDVLWQVLPFIVVGLVLAAASAPGINLLQLGDDVAVSLGMSPARQKAMGISAIMLLSGAAVAACGPIVFVGLVVPHVARYVAGLDYRWLVPYAGLIGALILTAADIVGRVVAGGRELQVGIVMALIGGPAFVVLVRRRKAVAL; encoded by the coding sequence ATGTCCGCCAGCACCGTCGAGGCTTCTCCGGCGACCCCTGAGCACGGCCGGCGTCAGCGTCAGGGTTCGCTGACCGGCCTTGCGTGGCTGGCGCTCGCCGTCGTCATCGTCGCCCTCCTCAGCCTGATGATCGGCAACAAGCTGCTCGCTCCCGGGCGGGTGGTCTCCGTCCTCGTCGACTCCGACGGCTCGGAGGCGGCCGCGATCATTCACGGTCTGCGACTGCCGCGGACGCTGCTGCTGATCGTCGTCGGAGCGGCACTCGGGGTGGCCGGCGCGCTCATGCAAGGTCACACCCGCAACCCGCTCGCCGACCCCGGCCTGCTGGGTGTCGAGGCCGGGGCATCGCTGGCCGTCGTGATCGGCATCTTCAGCTTCGGCATCAGCAGCGCCCTCGCGTACACCTGGTTCGCCATGGCCGGTGCCGGCCTCGCGGCGTGGTTGGTCTTCGCGATCGGCTCGACGCGCGGCGGGCCGAACCCGACGACGCTGGTGCTCGCGGGTTCTGCGGTCAGCGCGCTGGCCGCTGCGTTGACGAGTGCGATCGTGACCTCGGACGTGTCGACGCTGGACGACTACCGCTTCTGGGCCGTCGGGTCGGCGGCCGGGCGCGGGCTGGACGTCTTGTGGCAGGTGCTGCCGTTCATCGTCGTCGGGCTGGTGCTCGCCGCCGCGTCCGCTCCCGGCATCAACCTGCTCCAGCTCGGTGACGACGTCGCGGTGTCGTTGGGGATGAGCCCCGCCCGGCAGAAGGCGATGGGCATCAGCGCGATCATGCTGCTGAGCGGAGCGGCCGTCGCGGCCTGCGGACCGATCGTGTTCGTCGGTCTGGTCGTGCCACACGTCGCGCGGTACGTCGCCGGTCTCGACTACCGATGGCTCGTCCCGTACGCCGGCCTCATCGGTGCGTTGATCCTGACGGCTGCCGACATCGTGGGTCGCGTCGTGGCCGGCGGCCGAGAGCTCCAGGTCGGCATCGTGATGGCACTGATCGGTGGACCGGCCTTCGTCGTCCTCGTACGTCGGCGCAAGGCGGTGGCGTTGTGA
- a CDS encoding iron-siderophore ABC transporter substrate-binding protein, whose protein sequence is METTRRTFLLSASALSVGGLLSACRATDEGTSGPSSQAAATATEAKAFPVTIKHKFGSTTLTKAPTRVVCVGLVEQDMLLALGIVPVAVTEWLKAAPHEIYPWVQSKLGSATPPVVLPSADGIAVEKIAALKPDLIIGQYAGVTAAEYDKLSKIAPTVAQPKEYVDYGVPWDVNARNVGLAVGQPARAEQLIRAVRTRFASERASHPQFAGKSAAVVTAYDGIYIYGPQDPRSQVLKELGFSFPEKFKTIGGSKEFGGTISTERTRELELDAIVWLDDAAKVDKTTGGLWKQTRTQREGRAIYVPYEEKQGTPAATYASALTIVTPLSLPYLLDTYVPQLAAAVDGKTSTPVPAPRG, encoded by the coding sequence ATGGAAACCACCCGTCGCACGTTCCTGCTCAGCGCCTCCGCGCTCTCCGTCGGCGGGCTGCTGTCCGCTTGTCGGGCGACGGACGAAGGCACGTCAGGCCCGTCCTCCCAGGCGGCCGCCACCGCCACGGAGGCCAAGGCGTTCCCCGTCACGATCAAGCACAAGTTCGGCTCGACCACGCTCACGAAGGCGCCGACGCGCGTCGTCTGCGTCGGGCTCGTCGAGCAGGACATGCTGCTCGCCCTGGGCATCGTGCCGGTGGCCGTCACCGAGTGGCTCAAGGCCGCCCCGCACGAGATCTACCCGTGGGTGCAGTCGAAGCTCGGCTCGGCAACTCCGCCGGTCGTCCTGCCCTCCGCTGACGGCATCGCCGTCGAGAAGATCGCCGCGCTCAAGCCGGATCTGATCATCGGGCAGTACGCCGGTGTCACCGCTGCGGAGTACGACAAGCTCAGCAAGATCGCACCGACCGTCGCGCAGCCCAAGGAGTACGTCGACTACGGCGTCCCGTGGGACGTCAACGCGCGCAACGTCGGACTGGCCGTCGGGCAGCCGGCTCGCGCGGAGCAGCTGATCCGCGCCGTCCGGACGAGGTTCGCCTCCGAGCGCGCGTCTCACCCGCAGTTCGCGGGCAAGTCGGCCGCGGTCGTGACGGCGTACGACGGCATCTACATCTACGGACCGCAGGACCCGCGCTCTCAGGTCTTGAAGGAGCTGGGCTTCTCGTTCCCGGAGAAGTTCAAGACGATCGGCGGCAGCAAGGAGTTCGGCGGCACCATCAGCACCGAGCGGACCCGCGAGCTCGAGCTCGACGCGATCGTCTGGCTGGACGATGCGGCCAAGGTGGACAAGACCACCGGCGGCCTCTGGAAGCAGACCCGCACCCAGCGCGAGGGACGCGCGATCTACGTCCCGTACGAGGAGAAGCAGGGGACGCCCGCGGCGACGTACGCCTCCGCCCTCACCATCGTGACGCCGCTGAGCCTGCCGTACCTCCTGGACACCTATGTGCCACAGCTGGCCGCCGCCGTCGACGGCAAGACCAGCACGCCGGTCCCGGCGCCGAGGGGTTGA
- a CDS encoding alkaline phosphatase PhoX, with translation MSLSRRTFLVTTGATGLSLALTGRAEALHSVQAGPSTGYGPLVPDPAGVLDLPKGFRYQVLSREGDRLLSGQGVVPGSHDGMGSFDARRGAKHSRTHLVRNHENYPDAVHTVPTDGLRTTYDPGAGGGTTNLVLDASLRPREEYVSLGGTAINCSGGHTPWHTWLTCEETEGRAGTNGYTKDHGWIFEVDPFDNRRNADPVPLKDMGRFMHEAVAVDPRKGVVYETEDAFSGAPLGSFYRFLPERPCGGHGSLRAGGTLQAMHAPGLSDMSLVREPGTTFKGVEWFDVPDPTAATTPVRAQDYAKPIVRGQKLEGCWWGDVDGCVYFVSSFARPKDGSAATHDGQVWKYDPRRRELTLEIIFNGTDADDTYECPDNICMSPYGGLMMCEDSSGENYLLGTTRDGEPFTFARNRQELSPGETGELSGVSFSADGKTLFFNVYTPGTTFAVTGPWRRHG, from the coding sequence ATGTCTCTGTCCCGCCGTACCTTCCTCGTCACCACCGGAGCGACAGGCCTGTCCCTCGCGCTGACCGGACGAGCCGAAGCGCTGCACTCCGTCCAGGCCGGGCCGTCGACGGGCTACGGCCCGCTGGTGCCCGACCCGGCCGGAGTCCTCGACCTCCCCAAGGGCTTCCGCTACCAGGTCCTGTCGCGCGAAGGCGACCGGCTGCTGTCTGGTCAGGGCGTCGTACCCGGCAGCCACGACGGCATGGGCAGCTTCGACGCCCGGCGGGGAGCCAAGCACAGTCGTACGCACCTGGTCCGCAACCACGAGAACTATCCCGACGCGGTCCACACCGTCCCGACGGACGGGCTGCGGACGACGTACGACCCGGGCGCCGGCGGCGGGACGACCAACCTCGTCCTCGACGCGTCCTTGCGCCCGCGCGAGGAGTACGTCAGCCTCGGCGGCACCGCGATCAACTGCTCGGGCGGCCACACGCCGTGGCACACCTGGTTGACCTGCGAGGAGACCGAGGGCCGGGCCGGCACCAACGGTTACACCAAGGACCACGGCTGGATCTTCGAGGTCGACCCGTTCGACAACCGCCGCAACGCCGACCCGGTGCCGCTCAAGGACATGGGCCGGTTCATGCACGAGGCGGTTGCGGTCGACCCGCGCAAGGGCGTGGTCTACGAGACGGAGGATGCCTTCTCGGGGGCGCCGCTCGGCTCGTTCTACCGGTTCCTGCCCGAGCGGCCGTGCGGCGGTCACGGCAGCCTCCGGGCCGGCGGCACGTTGCAGGCGATGCACGCGCCGGGGTTGTCGGACATGTCCCTGGTGCGCGAGCCCGGGACGACGTTCAAGGGTGTCGAGTGGTTCGACGTGCCGGACCCGACCGCGGCGACGACGCCAGTGCGCGCGCAGGACTATGCGAAGCCGATCGTGCGCGGCCAGAAGCTCGAGGGCTGCTGGTGGGGCGACGTCGACGGCTGCGTCTACTTCGTCTCCTCGTTCGCCCGTCCCAAGGACGGCTCTGCAGCGACACACGACGGCCAGGTCTGGAAGTACGACCCACGCCGCCGCGAGCTCACGCTCGAGATCATCTTCAACGGCACCGACGCCGACGACACGTACGAGTGCCCGGACAACATCTGTATGTCGCCCTACGGCGGTCTGATGATGTGCGAGGACTCCAGCGGCGAGAACTACCTGCTCGGGACGACGCGCGACGGTGAGCCGTTCACGTTCGCGCGCAACCGGCAGGAGCTGTCGCCGGGTGAGACGGGCGAGCTGTCCGGTGTGTCGTTCTCGGCCGATGGGAAGACGTTGTTCTTCAACGTCTACACACCTGGTACGACATTCGCCGTCACCGGCCCCTGGCGTCGCCACGGCTGA
- a CDS encoding AMP-binding protein: MRLVDYLDKGASLGPDRPCLTTDGETLSYADVQQVSRQVAGALRAVGVDDGGSVAILSANDPIAFASVFGISRAGLVWCPVNPRNEAAENQDLLELFDCELMIFQAAFAPLVAQIRDALPRIRTWVCLDATVDGCLTWAQFLAAGEGQGRLDHEAVDDLAMIVGTGGTTGRPKGVMLTGTNLETMSAITLMSYPFHGRPVYLALAPLTHAAGVLCFPILALGGEIVVMRKPDVDQFLELVGQHRVTHTFLPPTLIYMVLSAKGLATANLSSLQCFWYGAAPMSATRLAEALDRIGPVMAQLFGQTEAPMMISTMAPADHFNADGTVATERLSSAGQPSPLVTVAVMDDDGQILGSSERGEIVIRSSLVMAGYYKNDAATAEASRYGWHHTGDIGYLDENNCLFIVDRAKDMIISGGFNVYSTEVEQALMQHPGVQDCAVIGLPDDKWGERVVAVAQLLPDHHGIDTRDLITFVKERIGSVKAPKQVEIWSDLPRSKVGKVLKADIKDTLRHHAR; this comes from the coding sequence ATGCGTCTGGTCGACTACCTCGACAAGGGCGCATCGCTCGGACCGGACCGGCCGTGCCTCACGACGGACGGCGAGACCCTGTCGTACGCCGACGTCCAGCAGGTCTCTCGTCAGGTCGCCGGCGCGCTGAGGGCGGTCGGTGTCGATGACGGCGGGTCCGTCGCGATCCTGTCCGCCAACGATCCGATCGCGTTCGCGAGTGTCTTCGGGATCTCGCGTGCGGGTCTGGTCTGGTGCCCGGTCAATCCTCGCAACGAGGCTGCCGAGAACCAGGATCTGCTGGAACTGTTCGACTGCGAGCTGATGATCTTCCAGGCAGCCTTCGCGCCGCTGGTGGCGCAGATCCGCGACGCCCTGCCCCGCATACGTACGTGGGTCTGTCTCGATGCGACGGTCGACGGCTGTCTGACCTGGGCGCAATTCCTTGCGGCAGGCGAGGGTCAGGGCCGGCTGGACCACGAGGCGGTCGACGACCTCGCCATGATCGTCGGGACCGGCGGTACGACCGGCCGTCCCAAGGGGGTCATGCTCACCGGTACGAATCTGGAGACCATGTCGGCCATCACGCTCATGAGCTATCCGTTCCACGGCCGGCCGGTCTATCTGGCGCTCGCACCGCTCACGCACGCAGCGGGTGTGCTGTGTTTCCCGATCCTGGCGCTGGGCGGCGAGATCGTGGTCATGCGAAAACCGGATGTCGACCAGTTCCTCGAGCTGGTCGGACAGCACCGGGTGACGCACACCTTCCTGCCGCCGACCTTGATCTACATGGTGCTCAGCGCGAAGGGCCTGGCGACCGCGAATCTCTCGTCGTTGCAATGCTTTTGGTACGGCGCCGCGCCGATGTCCGCCACCCGGCTCGCGGAGGCGCTCGATCGCATCGGACCGGTCATGGCACAGCTGTTCGGCCAGACCGAGGCGCCGATGATGATCTCCACGATGGCGCCCGCGGACCACTTCAACGCGGACGGAACCGTTGCTACTGAACGCCTTTCGTCGGCCGGACAACCGTCACCGCTGGTGACCGTGGCGGTGATGGACGACGACGGGCAGATTCTCGGTTCGAGTGAGCGCGGCGAGATCGTGATCCGGTCATCGCTGGTGATGGCGGGCTACTACAAGAACGACGCAGCGACGGCCGAGGCGAGCCGCTACGGCTGGCACCACACCGGCGACATCGGCTACCTCGACGAGAACAACTGCCTCTTCATCGTCGACCGGGCCAAGGACATGATCATCAGCGGAGGGTTCAACGTGTACTCGACGGAGGTCGAGCAGGCGCTGATGCAGCATCCCGGTGTCCAGGACTGCGCCGTGATCGGCCTGCCCGACGACAAGTGGGGTGAACGCGTCGTCGCGGTTGCGCAGCTCCTGCCTGATCATCACGGCATCGACACCCGGGACCTGATCACCTTCGTGAAGGAGCGAATCGGGTCGGTCAAGGCGCCGAAGCAGGTCGAGATCTGGTCCGACCTGCCCCGTTCGAAGGTGGGCAAGGTACTGAAGGCCGACATCAAGGACACCCTGCGTCACCACGCCAGATAA
- a CDS encoding DUF5938 domain-containing protein, giving the protein MSEKPVIVYGASGYTGRLVCEYLREYNVPFVAAGRSEEKLKDSMEAHVAGIETADYEIQTVDHDVESLTALFRGASVVLNTVGPFSELGPAVVEACLAAGTHYADTTGEQDWLITCDEKYGADFAEQNLLLSPGLAQMYTTGEIAAQIALEKPGLDTLDIAVFWGGSPTIASTRTILVNAATSAAHYLEQNAYVPFDPEQGLVSLVVPGQHELALSLPWGGTSHPVWFRRDPRVANVKAQGGVFNAALMNGVPQIVAAALEATKDMNDADRDAALTATARQVMDQMPPRENPRINKSLDSVHASGPLGRAHCVIHGNSNYKQTGLLQAYAAYALLQQPPKRIGFASGCQAFGHRELLGVLRTFGLVSEPVLTVQD; this is encoded by the coding sequence ATGAGTGAGAAGCCCGTCATCGTCTACGGCGCCTCCGGCTACACCGGCCGACTGGTGTGTGAGTACCTGCGCGAGTACAACGTGCCGTTCGTCGCGGCCGGGCGCAGCGAGGAAAAGCTGAAGGACTCGATGGAGGCCCACGTGGCCGGGATCGAGACCGCCGACTACGAGATCCAGACGGTGGATCATGACGTCGAGTCGCTGACCGCGCTCTTCCGAGGCGCATCGGTCGTCCTCAACACCGTGGGGCCGTTCTCCGAGCTCGGCCCGGCCGTGGTCGAGGCCTGCCTTGCGGCCGGCACCCACTACGCCGACACCACCGGCGAGCAGGACTGGCTAATCACCTGCGACGAGAAGTACGGCGCCGACTTCGCCGAGCAGAACTTGCTGCTCTCACCCGGTCTTGCCCAGATGTACACGACCGGTGAGATCGCGGCGCAGATCGCGCTGGAGAAGCCCGGACTCGACACGCTCGACATCGCCGTCTTCTGGGGCGGGAGCCCGACGATTGCCTCGACGCGCACGATTCTCGTCAACGCCGCCACCTCGGCCGCGCACTACCTGGAGCAGAACGCGTACGTCCCCTTCGATCCCGAGCAGGGTCTCGTCTCGCTGGTCGTGCCTGGGCAGCACGAGCTCGCGTTGTCGCTGCCCTGGGGTGGTACGTCCCACCCGGTGTGGTTCCGGCGTGACCCGCGGGTGGCCAACGTCAAGGCGCAGGGCGGCGTGTTCAACGCGGCCCTCATGAACGGCGTACCGCAGATCGTGGCGGCTGCGTTGGAGGCGACGAAGGACATGAACGACGCCGATCGAGACGCCGCACTCACCGCGACCGCCCGGCAGGTCATGGATCAGATGCCACCCCGTGAGAACCCACGCATCAACAAGTCGCTGGACTCGGTGCACGCCTCGGGCCCACTCGGACGGGCCCACTGCGTCATCCACGGCAACAGCAACTACAAGCAGACCGGGCTCCTCCAGGCCTATGCGGCGTACGCCCTCCTGCAGCAGCCGCCGAAGCGAATCGGCTTCGCGTCCGGGTGCCAGGCTTTCGGGCACCGAGAGCTGCTCGGTGTGCTGCGGACCTTCGGCCTGGTGTCCGAACCCGTTCTCACCGTTCAGGACTGA
- a CDS encoding SDR family NAD(P)-dependent oxidoreductase: MASMDLRGRKALVTGGAQGLGEGMARALAAAGAQVVIADVQDEAGATTAKDLGEGHGFVHLDVSDDASWESAIGVAVDRLGGLDILVNNAGIEITSLLVDVKAEDIRRMLEVNVLGTTLGIKHGLRAMRPDGAAGAGGSIINIASVAATIAFPGIAVYSATKSAVDRLTRVAAMESGKLGYGVRVNCVYPGLVPTAMGAGLANDVAELGLFPSAGDAVNAVVELTPGGRLGTVEDMADAVVFLASDQARFITGAGLPVDGGMGM; this comes from the coding sequence ATGGCATCGATGGACCTCAGGGGCCGGAAGGCCCTGGTCACCGGCGGAGCTCAAGGGCTCGGCGAAGGCATGGCAAGGGCGTTGGCCGCCGCCGGGGCGCAGGTGGTGATCGCGGATGTGCAGGACGAGGCCGGTGCGACGACGGCCAAGGATCTCGGCGAGGGGCACGGGTTCGTGCACCTCGACGTCTCGGACGACGCCAGCTGGGAGAGCGCGATCGGCGTGGCCGTCGACCGGCTCGGCGGTCTCGACATCCTGGTCAACAACGCGGGCATCGAGATCACCTCCCTGCTGGTCGACGTCAAGGCCGAGGACATCCGGCGCATGCTCGAGGTCAACGTGCTGGGCACCACCCTGGGCATCAAGCACGGGCTGCGTGCGATGCGACCGGACGGTGCCGCAGGCGCCGGCGGATCCATCATCAACATCGCCTCGGTGGCGGCGACGATCGCCTTCCCGGGCATCGCGGTCTACTCCGCGACCAAGTCAGCGGTGGACCGACTCACCAGAGTGGCGGCGATGGAGTCGGGCAAGCTCGGCTACGGCGTACGCGTGAACTGCGTCTACCCGGGTCTCGTGCCGACCGCGATGGGTGCCGGTCTGGCCAACGACGTGGCCGAGCTCGGCCTGTTTCCCTCGGCCGGCGATGCGGTCAACGCCGTGGTCGAGCTGACCCCGGGTGGACGACTCGGGACGGTGGAGGACATGGCCGACGCGGTCGTCTTCCTCGCCTCTGACCAGGCTCGATTCATCACCGGCGCCGGGCTTCCCGTCGACGGCGGAATGGGAATGTGA
- a CDS encoding TetR/AcrR family transcriptional regulator, protein MSTTTAPQDGAPSPDRYDARRDELAESALQTLGERGYARTSLREIAANSPFSHGVVHYYFRDKTELIVHGVQTYKARCVTRYDDVVASASSADDLARAFGDKLVETMTDEAPMHRLWYDLRTQSMFEERLRPAVLAIDASLEQMIWRVVSRYAELSGRSVAVSSASAYAMLDGVFERALLRHLCGDPEAGPWLKAQASDALPMLFGDA, encoded by the coding sequence ATGTCCACCACGACGGCACCGCAGGACGGTGCACCGTCGCCGGATCGCTACGACGCCCGGCGAGACGAGCTGGCCGAATCGGCCCTGCAAACCCTCGGCGAACGCGGCTATGCGCGCACGAGCCTGCGAGAGATCGCCGCCAACTCACCGTTCAGCCACGGCGTCGTGCACTACTACTTCCGCGACAAGACCGAGCTAATCGTGCACGGCGTCCAGACCTACAAGGCGCGCTGCGTCACCAGGTACGACGACGTGGTCGCGTCCGCGAGCAGTGCCGATGACCTGGCTCGCGCCTTCGGCGACAAGCTGGTCGAGACCATGACCGACGAGGCCCCGATGCACCGTCTCTGGTACGACCTGCGGACCCAGAGCATGTTCGAGGAGCGGCTGCGCCCGGCAGTGCTCGCCATCGACGCGAGCCTGGAGCAGATGATCTGGCGCGTGGTCTCCCGCTACGCCGAGCTCTCGGGTCGCTCGGTGGCCGTGAGCTCAGCGTCGGCGTACGCCATGCTGGACGGCGTCTTCGAGCGCGCCCTGCTGCGTCACCTATGCGGCGACCCCGAGGCCGGGCCTTGGCTGAAGGCGCAGGCCAGCGACGCACTGCCGATGTTGTTCGGCGACGCCTGA
- the aroQ gene encoding type II 3-dehydroquinate dehydratase, with the protein MSSFAVLNGPNLNLLGQREPETYGSTTLAAIEDSCATVAKELGCELTWFQSNHEGALVDEIQRLAAEGVDGIIINAAAYTHTSVAIRDALATLDAPFVEVHISNVHAREAFRHNSYLSDLASGVIVGCGVQGYELAVRRLVALTS; encoded by the coding sequence ATGTCGTCGTTCGCCGTCCTCAACGGGCCCAACCTCAACCTGCTCGGCCAGCGCGAGCCCGAGACGTACGGCAGCACGACCCTTGCCGCGATCGAGGACTCCTGCGCCACGGTCGCGAAGGAGCTCGGCTGCGAGCTCACGTGGTTCCAGTCGAACCACGAGGGTGCGCTCGTCGACGAGATCCAGCGACTGGCCGCTGAGGGCGTCGACGGCATCATCATCAACGCCGCCGCCTACACCCACACCTCCGTCGCGATTCGCGACGCGCTCGCGACACTGGACGCACCGTTCGTCGAGGTGCACATCTCGAATGTCCATGCGCGAGAAGCGTTTCGGCACAACTCCTACCTGTCCGATCTCGCCTCAGGCGTGATCGTCGGGTGTGGGGTCCAGGGTTACGAGCTGGCCGTACGCCGCCTGGTCGCCCTGACCTCGTAG
- a CDS encoding type II toxin-antitoxin system Phd/YefM family antitoxin codes for MRTMSYSESRAKYAETLSSVTDDREEVIITRAGHEDVVMVSLDDYESLKETAYLLRSPANARRLLASIDRLESGSGTEQDLVE; via the coding sequence ATGAGGACGATGAGCTACTCAGAGTCACGGGCAAAGTACGCCGAGACCCTGAGCTCGGTGACCGACGACCGCGAGGAGGTGATCATCACGCGCGCCGGACACGAAGACGTCGTGATGGTCTCGCTGGACGACTACGAGTCACTGAAGGAGACCGCCTACCTGCTGCGCAGCCCGGCGAACGCTCGCCGCCTCCTTGCGTCGATCGATCGGCTGGAGAGTGGATCGGGCACCGAGCAGGATCTCGTGGAGTGA
- a CDS encoding Txe/YoeB family addiction module toxin, whose amino-acid sequence MKLVWDESAWDDYIEWQSQDRKVLKRINLLIKDVARNGNEGIGKPEALKHGFSGYWSRRITDEHRLIYKIEGGEIRIAACRYHYDR is encoded by the coding sequence GTGAAGCTCGTCTGGGATGAGTCTGCCTGGGACGACTACATCGAGTGGCAGTCACAGGACCGCAAGGTCCTCAAGCGGATCAACCTGCTGATCAAGGACGTTGCCCGCAACGGCAACGAAGGCATCGGCAAACCTGAGGCCCTGAAACACGGCTTCTCCGGATATTGGTCGCGACGCATCACCGACGAGCATCGCCTCATCTACAAGATCGAGGGCGGCGAGATCCGCATTGCCGCCTGTCGTTACCACTACGACCGTTGA